A window from Capricornis sumatraensis isolate serow.1 chromosome 5, serow.2, whole genome shotgun sequence encodes these proteins:
- the AGR3 gene encoding anterior gradient protein 3: protein MMSHSALVLCLLFTTVSSNLAVAIKKEKRPPQTLSRGWGDDITWVQTYEEGLFHTQKSNKPLMVIHHLEDCQYCQALKKVFAQNKEIQEMAQNNFIMLNLMHETTDKNLSPDGQYVPRIMFVDPSLTVRADITGRYSNRLYTYEPQDLPLLIENMKKALKRIQSEL, encoded by the exons ATGATGTCACACTCAGCTCTGGTCCTCTGCCTCTTATTCACCACAGTTTCTTCCAACCTCGCCGTTGCgatcaaaaaggaaaagagaccTCCTCAGACACTTTCAAGAG GATGGGGAGATGACATCACTTGGGTGCAGACTTATGAGGAAGGTCTCTTTCATACTCAAAAAAG TAACAAGCCTCTGATGGTTATTCATCACTTGGAAGACTGTCAATACTGCCAAG CACTAAAAAAAGTGTTtgcccaaaataaagaaatacaagaaatggCTCAGAATAATTTCATCATGCTGAATCTCATG cATGAGACCACAGATAAGAATTTATCACCTGATGGACAGTATGTGCCTAGAATCATGTTTGTGG ATCCTTCATTAACAGTCAGAGCTGATATAACTGGAAGATACTCGAACAGATTATATACATATGAACCTCAGGATTTACCACTAT TGATAGAAAACATGAAGAAAGCATTAAAACGTATTCAATCCGAGTTATAA